The proteins below come from a single Gimesia alba genomic window:
- a CDS encoding DUF1559 family PulG-like putative transporter codes for MKRKKHTSLSTTEFFTVMVIITILAALLVPQVQQAGSNPRRQYFKNQMKAIGLALHEYQRDYGRLPPAVVRDEQGNPLHSWRALLLPYLKSTRPFKDCQLDYRFDEPWNSPHNQQVAEKNPTLFRGDWKFSHNDPPIEGIRNSKLVAVIDESTYWPKNQTRQIGNDRVLLVEVPELPGLWNEPSDITLDELKDLTLTDRFAPHGAFVLYDDGLVRWLPIAVFNPMYMDHLLQAP; via the coding sequence ATGAAACGCAAGAAGCACACATCTCTCAGTACGACTGAGTTCTTCACCGTCATGGTGATCATCACCATTCTTGCTGCATTGCTCGTGCCTCAGGTCCAGCAGGCAGGCTCGAATCCCCGCCGTCAATATTTTAAAAATCAGATGAAAGCGATTGGATTGGCGTTACATGAATACCAGAGAGACTACGGCCGTCTACCCCCTGCTGTGGTGAGAGATGAACAAGGGAACCCGCTGCACAGCTGGCGGGCGCTCCTGCTTCCTTATTTGAAGTCAACACGTCCATTCAAAGACTGTCAGCTCGATTACCGATTTGACGAACCCTGGAACAGTCCTCACAATCAGCAAGTCGCCGAGAAAAATCCGACACTGTTTCGTGGAGACTGGAAATTTTCTCACAACGATCCCCCCATTGAGGGAATAAGAAACTCAAAACTGGTCGCCGTCATTGACGAGAGTACCTACTGGCCCAAGAACCAGACGCGACAGATTGGAAATGACCGAGTTCTGCTCGTAGAAGTCCCCGAGTTACCCGGCTTATGGAACGAGCCCTCTGACATTACCCTTGATGAGTTAAAGGACTTAACCCTGACCGATCGCTTTGCCCCCCACGGTGCCTTTGTTTTATATGACGACGGTCTAGTTAGATGGCTTCCCATTGCCGTTTTCAATCCCATGTATATGGATCACCTGCTGCAGGCTCCTTGA
- a CDS encoding leucine-rich repeat domain-containing protein encodes MYSEHQKIEFAKQRIRSQGINVTEIYRFNPIRESTFKLEYVFDTEELRISHVNPFTSHRASDFIEDLKILAPAIRGVEIDGAVFTDQDIQALRQMPKLRYLSLNGSELTESGIEVLSSLKQLGSLTIYELRLADSKVIWLQNCTELWKLNLAKSELSPETYQQFAALKQLEKLSLLNSNIKSTDLQSLTNLPKLGELTLAGTQVDDQAAPYLKNMIALHKLDLSRTNVGAEVCNQLSNINLKELILERTQVDDRVAPYLKNLKTIQRLNLSRTNVGDEVCRQVSKINSLQLLNLKQTPITDSGVQALLEGCPNVRWVNLDRCQISSNAFTASNKWPANLIGLSLKGTKLSETEFLQIYRDHDSLIWASFDWKDYTDPAYQKFIKTEKPRVMSARNNQKENS; translated from the coding sequence ATGTACTCGGAGCACCAGAAGATCGAATTCGCCAAACAACGAATTCGTTCCCAAGGAATAAATGTCACAGAAATCTATCGCTTTAACCCCATCCGCGAGTCAACCTTCAAACTGGAATACGTATTTGACACAGAAGAACTCCGGATTTCGCATGTCAATCCTTTTACCTCTCACAGGGCGTCTGATTTTATTGAGGACTTAAAAATACTGGCACCAGCGATCAGAGGTGTGGAAATCGACGGCGCCGTCTTCACTGACCAGGATATACAAGCCTTGCGTCAAATGCCAAAGTTACGATACCTCAGCCTAAACGGTTCTGAATTGACTGAATCGGGAATTGAGGTTTTATCGAGTCTCAAACAACTTGGATCGCTTACCATCTATGAGCTTCGGTTAGCAGACAGCAAGGTCATCTGGTTACAAAACTGCACAGAATTATGGAAACTCAATCTCGCCAAATCTGAACTCAGTCCTGAAACGTACCAACAATTCGCAGCACTGAAACAACTTGAGAAGCTTAGTCTGCTCAATTCAAACATTAAATCAACTGACTTGCAATCTCTCACGAACCTTCCCAAATTAGGTGAGCTTACTCTTGCAGGAACACAGGTGGATGACCAGGCGGCACCCTACCTGAAAAACATGATAGCACTGCACAAGCTGGATCTCAGTAGAACGAATGTCGGAGCCGAAGTATGCAACCAACTTTCAAACATCAACTTAAAAGAACTTATCCTTGAAAGGACACAGGTAGACGACCGGGTGGCACCTTACCTCAAGAATCTGAAAACGATACAACGATTGAATCTCAGCAGAACGAACGTCGGAGATGAAGTATGCCGTCAGGTTTCAAAAATCAACAGTTTGCAACTCTTAAACCTGAAGCAGACCCCCATCACAGACAGTGGCGTTCAGGCACTTCTTGAGGGATGTCCCAATGTAAGATGGGTGAATCTCGACCGATGTCAAATTTCGAGCAACGCGTTTACTGCATCAAACAAGTGGCCAGCAAACCTGATTGGCCTTAGTCTCAAAGGGACTAAACTGTCAGAAACAGAGTTTCTGCAAATCTATCGCGATCATGACTCTTTAATCTGGGCTTCGTTCGACTGGAAAGACTATACAGATCCGGCTTATCAAAAGTTTATCAAAACTGAAAAACCTCGTGTCATGAGTGCCAGAAATAATCAAAAAGAGAACAGCTGA
- a CDS encoding PLP-dependent aminotransferase family protein — protein sequence MNFQEYRAAKETYLKSEPLRLDCMNTQKALSHLAPPASAAGEESSLQEALSVWQDVTGFNLDHLHVLPGNGVRDLLMQLVKQFKQQQASFIFPQDVYPVYHQILEGYPCRTYRTLPDWEFDVLTSISDQRQVLLLTQPAVPVGRYLNPQETTVLINWLTADETRTLIIDAAYAYDPNHSIYSQLIQTEQCICLFSLSKPWLMPERWGLAVGPQELLERHLQPRADFTCNWVETVRQLAALPAQLRSAFSEEWQRLTPAIHNFAPHWRPPQAGYYSTVNIPFTQLLEEQNVLGVPASVFGSDRDDVTVISCLFAIQKRSLTRV from the coding sequence ATGAATTTTCAGGAATACAGGGCCGCCAAAGAAACGTATCTGAAATCCGAGCCGCTACGGCTCGACTGTATGAATACACAGAAAGCACTGAGTCATCTTGCTCCCCCAGCAAGCGCAGCGGGAGAAGAATCTTCACTGCAAGAAGCGCTCTCCGTCTGGCAGGACGTGACCGGATTTAACCTTGATCACCTACACGTCCTCCCCGGAAACGGCGTCCGCGATCTGCTCATGCAACTCGTAAAACAGTTCAAACAGCAACAGGCCTCTTTCATTTTCCCGCAGGATGTCTATCCCGTTTATCATCAGATTTTAGAGGGTTACCCCTGCCGAACATACCGCACCCTGCCCGACTGGGAGTTCGATGTTTTAACCTCAATATCGGACCAACGACAAGTTCTGCTGCTGACACAACCGGCGGTCCCTGTAGGACGTTACCTGAATCCACAGGAAACCACGGTCCTCATCAACTGGTTAACCGCTGACGAAACTCGCACACTGATCATCGATGCCGCGTATGCTTACGACCCCAATCACAGCATCTACTCACAACTCATCCAAACCGAGCAATGCATCTGCCTGTTTTCTCTCTCAAAACCCTGGCTGATGCCCGAACGATGGGGTCTCGCGGTCGGCCCCCAAGAGTTACTCGAAAGGCATTTGCAACCGCGAGCTGACTTCACCTGCAACTGGGTCGAGACCGTTCGCCAACTCGCCGCACTGCCAGCGCAGCTCCGTTCTGCGTTCAGTGAAGAATGGCAGCGTCTGACTCCCGCGATTCACAACTTCGCCCCTCACTGGCGACCGCCGCAAGCCGGCTATTATTCGACAGTTAACATTCCCTTTACACAACTCTTAGAGGAACAGAATGTACTGGGCGTCCCCGCCAGCGTCTTCGGTTCCGACCGGGATGATGTAACAGTCATTTCATGTCTGTTCGCGATTCAAAAACGAAGCCTCACGCGCGTTTGA
- a CDS encoding radical SAM protein has translation MTTLVRINQGALLTQPDIQLQSRYHVTVLSNFARGYDKYSHDYSKARIPESKFTDKFHLLELDQINIGVEKNNRLLTKLNLPGNALLVLETQVDSDTLFVTEHTGLGHYINGDSIRIQRVYLLNQDTTLCEISIEEAMARSLSVLQQNLPQYSELIPRSISLLPVAIGYQAKCSFCFSKASASVEQDKGTLLREHIATLMQAAKSRGAQRAVITGGGEPTLYPRAKLLQLIRLAADYFPQKVVLITNGYLLTEMPATERLAFLEELQTAGLTTLAVSHHHHDLEVNRRIMSLDIDVARIAESLDLNPERFPTLSLRLICVLQKGGVQDRIAIQNYLNWAASLNVQEVCFKELYVSTSVESEYYSRPANEWSEAHQVPLRVLLDYLQAKNWNQVGQLPWGAPLYERHINGVPMKVAAYTEPSLLWELSQGLCRSWNIMADGRCLTSLEDRRSEIEIS, from the coding sequence ATGACAACTTTGGTACGCATCAACCAAGGGGCTTTGCTTACCCAACCTGATATACAGCTACAATCACGGTACCACGTCACCGTCCTCTCAAATTTTGCACGTGGTTATGACAAATACAGCCACGACTATTCCAAAGCGCGAATTCCGGAAAGTAAATTTACGGACAAATTCCATTTGCTGGAACTCGATCAGATCAATATCGGCGTCGAGAAAAACAACAGGCTGTTAACCAAACTGAATCTGCCGGGCAATGCATTACTCGTCCTCGAAACACAAGTCGATTCCGACACTCTGTTTGTGACAGAACACACGGGCCTGGGACACTACATCAACGGTGATTCCATTCGCATTCAACGCGTCTACCTGTTAAATCAGGATACGACGCTGTGCGAAATCTCGATCGAGGAAGCAATGGCTCGTTCGCTCTCCGTTCTGCAGCAAAACTTGCCTCAATATAGCGAACTTATACCCCGCTCTATTTCCTTATTACCAGTTGCCATCGGCTATCAGGCAAAATGTTCGTTCTGTTTTTCCAAAGCTTCCGCGTCAGTGGAACAAGATAAGGGAACGTTGTTACGGGAACACATCGCAACGCTGATGCAGGCCGCGAAATCACGAGGTGCACAGCGGGCCGTAATCACCGGTGGAGGCGAACCAACGCTTTACCCCCGTGCTAAACTACTACAATTGATTCGCCTGGCTGCCGACTATTTCCCGCAAAAAGTCGTGTTGATTACAAACGGTTATCTTCTGACCGAGATGCCCGCGACAGAACGGCTCGCTTTTCTGGAAGAACTTCAGACCGCCGGGCTGACTACACTCGCCGTCTCTCACCATCATCATGACCTTGAGGTGAACCGGCGAATAATGAGTCTGGACATCGACGTCGCGCGAATCGCGGAAAGTCTTGATCTGAATCCGGAGCGATTCCCCACGCTTTCCCTGCGTCTGATCTGCGTGTTACAGAAAGGGGGTGTTCAAGACAGAATCGCCATCCAGAATTATCTCAACTGGGCCGCATCTCTAAACGTGCAGGAAGTCTGCTTCAAAGAGTTATATGTCTCCACCAGTGTCGAGTCCGAGTATTACTCCCGGCCTGCCAACGAGTGGAGCGAAGCACATCAGGTGCCACTCCGAGTTCTCTTGGACTATCTGCAAGCGAAAAACTGGAACCAGGTCGGCCAACTCCCCTGGGGTGCGCCCCTTTATGAACGCCACATCAATGGTGTCCCGATGAAAGTCGCCGCCTATACCGAACCAAGCCTGCTCTGGGAATTGAGCCAGGGCTTATGTCGTAGCTGGAACATCATGGCCGACGGTCGCTGTTTAACCTCACTGGAAGATCGCAGGAGTGAAATCGAGATATCATGA